The following proteins come from a genomic window of Paenibacillus sp. CAA11:
- a CDS encoding cache domain-containing sensor histidine kinase, with translation MLNNHHKQSRPGLQRYLQWLRPGSLELRYQLVILFLLIGILPSIILGFLVNWTVERVVDQQVISNTLQLIGKVNQSLDNDMENLQNTTYLIGFNQHVRHFLAGGTEADGGPSRQIGDDGEVSPAYSNPAADDQLYEIKQFLQEFTTLYPEIAGIMVVNPQGDYISNEMYARTNENLTKESWYQQAAAREGVFTILGHPYGRNITTHVNYADEEVVSVVRSITDPESRKVLGVVLIDLKLRTVAQAVRDVKLGKTGYLMVADADGKAIYKPEHSYLSSLPSDWTDQADSGTAVRNVEGKELQLVYRKSSFTGWQTVGVFLTRESASEVRQIHFYVICFLFLVGLIGVTASVLLSQSITGPIRQLMSFMRTAESGDLTVRYSGRRHDEVGMLGRSFNRMLIQIRRLIRLNELREKQKREAELRSLQANIKPHFLYNTLDTIHWMARKKGADDVSEMVEALSQLFRIGLSKGKDIIQLDEEIQHIKSYIQIQKTRYRDRLTFTVEQDPETGEFPVLKLLLQPVVENAIYHGIKARRGAGHIHISVRQREECLILTVQDNGVGMSQEKLQELREKLREPLRAMELQSNRMEKTGRSYGMLNVQARIHLAFGDAYGIELDSREGEGTKVTIRHPLLGEQGWNQGEETDR, from the coding sequence ATGCTAAATAACCATCATAAACAGAGCAGGCCGGGTCTTCAGCGGTATCTTCAATGGCTCCGTCCAGGAAGCCTGGAACTTAGGTATCAGCTGGTCATTCTGTTCCTGCTGATTGGTATTCTGCCTTCCATCATCCTGGGATTTCTGGTGAATTGGACGGTGGAGCGTGTTGTTGATCAGCAGGTGATCTCCAACACGCTGCAGCTTATCGGCAAGGTAAATCAGAGCCTGGATAACGATATGGAGAACCTGCAGAATACGACTTACTTGATCGGGTTTAATCAGCATGTTCGCCATTTCCTAGCTGGCGGGACGGAAGCAGATGGCGGTCCCTCCAGACAAATCGGAGATGACGGAGAAGTTTCTCCAGCCTACTCCAATCCTGCTGCTGATGATCAGTTGTACGAGATCAAGCAATTTCTCCAGGAATTTACGACCTTGTACCCCGAAATCGCGGGAATCATGGTGGTTAATCCCCAAGGGGATTATATCAGCAATGAAATGTACGCCCGGACGAACGAAAATTTGACAAAAGAGAGCTGGTATCAGCAGGCAGCCGCCCGTGAGGGGGTCTTCACCATTCTGGGACATCCGTACGGCCGTAATATTACGACCCATGTTAATTATGCGGATGAAGAAGTGGTCTCCGTAGTACGTTCCATTACAGATCCGGAAAGCCGGAAGGTGCTGGGTGTCGTACTCATCGATCTGAAGCTGCGGACCGTTGCTCAGGCCGTCCGGGATGTGAAGCTGGGGAAAACCGGTTATCTTATGGTCGCTGATGCAGATGGAAAAGCGATCTACAAGCCGGAGCATTCTTATCTATCGAGCTTGCCTTCAGATTGGACCGACCAGGCGGATTCCGGCACGGCGGTCCGCAATGTAGAAGGCAAGGAATTGCAGCTGGTATACCGCAAGTCAAGCTTCACCGGCTGGCAGACTGTCGGTGTCTTTCTGACTCGAGAATCGGCGTCTGAGGTTAGGCAGATTCATTTCTATGTTATTTGTTTCTTATTTCTAGTAGGACTGATCGGCGTCACGGCGTCTGTGCTGCTGTCGCAATCGATCACCGGACCCATCCGCCAGTTGATGTCCTTCATGCGTACAGCAGAATCGGGGGACTTGACTGTACGCTATAGCGGCAGAAGGCATGATGAGGTGGGGATGCTCGGACGCAGCTTCAACCGGATGCTGATCCAGATCCGGCGGTTGATCCGGCTGAATGAGCTGCGGGAGAAGCAGAAGCGTGAAGCTGAGCTGCGCAGCCTGCAGGCTAATATCAAGCCTCATTTTCTATATAACACACTGGATACGATTCACTGGATGGCTCGCAAGAAGGGGGCAGACGATGTGTCCGAGATGGTGGAAGCGCTATCTCAGCTGTTCCGGATCGGCCTCAGCAAAGGCAAGGATATTATCCAGCTTGACGAAGAGATACAGCATATCAAAAGCTACATTCAAATCCAGAAGACCAGGTATCGGGACAGGCTGACTTTCACAGTAGAGCAGGATCCAGAGACCGGAGAGTTCCCTGTGCTGAAGCTGCTGCTTCAGCCGGTGGTGGAGAACGCGATCTATCATGGCATTAAGGCACGACGTGGTGCAGGGCATATTCATATCTCGGTTAGGCAGAGGGAAGAGTGCCTAATTCTGACTGTCCAAGATAACGGTGTCGGAATGAGCCAGGAGAAGCTGCAGGAACTGCGGGAGAAGCTGCGGGAACCGCTTCGAGCTATGGAGCTTCAGTCGAACCGGATGGAGAAGACTGGGCGGAGCTACGGTATGCTGAATGTACAGGCCCGTATCCACCTCGCCTTTGGGGATGCTTATGGGATTGAGCTGGACAGCCGGGAAGGAGAAGGAACGAAGGTAACGATTAGACACCCGCTGCTTGGTGAGCAGGGATGGAATCAGGGGGAGGAGACAGACAGATGA
- a CDS encoding response regulator transcription factor, giving the protein MTSKVPYRVLIADDEPIIREGIRDAMDWSRLGMEVIHEAEDGEEALELAVQSKIDVLLVDMNMPFLDGIGLMKRLRIELPDCRFVIITGHDEFAYAQEAIRLGVEDYILKPVNADHLWQVLFHVKEELDNLQRQHEYLEKASEQLTRNIPLLRDRFCKDWVEGQLSPDEIREQLEFLKLPVTCPQQLGVIRWPEMTATQTLTTEGDRQLFLFAIENIAEELLQPNQHVMFRDRQDMICFVLWEAAPEETVVEIERNVQQYMKVTVQAHLQRIQQGLSSLVDVYRSCREHVCRESQLSPLARRARQVLQEYYNNPDLTLEGLAAALQVSPVHLSRVLKKELGASFVNFLTQMRIRKAIQLLNATNATIHEIAEQVGYESQHYFSTAFKKVVGVSPNQYRKGAAFQAEE; this is encoded by the coding sequence ATGACAAGCAAGGTACCTTATCGTGTATTGATTGCAGATGATGAGCCGATTATTCGTGAAGGCATTCGTGATGCGATGGACTGGTCCCGTCTAGGTATGGAGGTGATCCATGAAGCTGAGGATGGAGAGGAAGCGCTGGAGCTGGCAGTTCAAAGCAAAATTGATGTGCTGCTGGTAGATATGAACATGCCATTTCTGGACGGGATCGGCCTGATGAAGCGGCTGCGGATTGAGCTGCCGGACTGCCGCTTCGTTATTATCACCGGACATGATGAGTTTGCGTACGCACAGGAAGCAATTCGGCTTGGGGTTGAGGATTATATTCTAAAGCCGGTTAATGCGGATCATCTATGGCAGGTGTTGTTCCATGTGAAGGAGGAACTCGATAATCTTCAGCGCCAACATGAATATTTAGAGAAGGCCTCCGAACAGTTAACTCGGAATATACCGCTGCTGCGTGACCGTTTTTGCAAGGACTGGGTTGAGGGACAGCTATCGCCCGATGAGATCAGGGAGCAACTTGAATTTCTGAAGCTCCCGGTCACCTGCCCACAGCAGCTTGGGGTCATCCGCTGGCCGGAGATGACAGCCACGCAGACGCTGACAACAGAGGGAGATCGGCAGCTGTTCCTATTTGCGATTGAGAATATCGCAGAGGAGCTGCTGCAGCCGAACCAGCACGTTATGTTCCGTGATCGGCAAGACATGATATGCTTCGTTCTGTGGGAAGCGGCTCCGGAGGAGACCGTTGTAGAAATAGAACGGAATGTCCAGCAGTATATGAAGGTAACCGTACAGGCCCATTTGCAGCGGATTCAACAAGGGTTATCATCATTAGTGGATGTCTACAGGTCATGCCGTGAGCATGTTTGCCGCGAGTCTCAGCTCTCTCCGCTGGCCCGGCGTGCAAGACAGGTGCTGCAGGAATATTACAATAATCCTGATCTTACCTTGGAGGGCCTGGCCGCAGCGCTTCAGGTATCGCCTGTTCACCTTAGCCGGGTGCTGAAGAAGGAGCTGGGCGCTTCTTTTGTTAACTTTTTGACCCAAATGCGGATTCGAAAGGCCATTCAGCTGCTGAATGCTACCAACGCCACCATTCATGAGATTGCAGAGCAGGTGGGGTATGAGAGCCAGCATTATTTCAGCACGGCTTTCAAGAAAGTGGTAGGGGTTTCTCCTAACCAATACCGCAAGGGAGCAGCCTTTCAAGCTGAAGAGTAA
- the chvE gene encoding multiple monosaccharide ABC transporter substrate-binding protein, with product MRRGFMFVLVLALLFALTACNLAENKTGSAEKGYIGLAMPTKSSERWVADGQNMARLFQEKGYKVDLQFAEDVVENQISQIENMITKGVDVIVIASIDGNTLTDVIAKAHAQGIKVISYDRLIRNTPYLSYYATFDNFKVGVLQASYIEKKLGLKEGKGPFNIELFGGSPDDNNAYFFYNGAMSVLKPYIDSGKLVVRSNQTTMAQIATLRWDGALAQARMDNLLSAHYSSENLDAVLSPYDGISIGIISSLKGIGYGTKNKPLPVITGQDAELASIKSIVAGEQTQTVFKDTRKLAAQTVKMAESILNNEPAEVNDTKSYNNGLMVVPSYLLDPVSVDASNVEQEIVEQQYYTKEEIGLK from the coding sequence ATGAGAAGAGGATTTATGTTTGTCTTAGTGCTTGCCTTGTTGTTCGCTCTGACGGCTTGCAATTTGGCCGAGAACAAAACGGGTAGCGCGGAGAAAGGCTACATCGGCCTGGCCATGCCGACCAAATCTTCAGAGCGATGGGTCGCGGATGGGCAGAACATGGCTCGTCTATTCCAAGAAAAGGGTTATAAGGTAGATCTACAGTTCGCCGAGGATGTTGTGGAGAATCAGATCTCGCAAATTGAGAACATGATTACGAAGGGGGTAGACGTTATTGTCATCGCCTCTATTGATGGGAACACGCTGACAGATGTGATTGCTAAGGCGCATGCCCAGGGGATTAAGGTGATCTCATATGACCGCTTGATCCGCAATACGCCTTACCTGAGCTACTATGCTACCTTTGATAATTTCAAAGTTGGGGTCCTTCAGGCATCTTACATTGAGAAAAAGCTGGGGCTGAAGGAAGGCAAAGGGCCGTTCAACATCGAGCTGTTCGGCGGATCACCAGATGATAACAATGCATACTTCTTCTACAACGGAGCCATGTCGGTGCTTAAGCCTTACATCGACTCAGGCAAGCTGGTGGTGCGAAGCAATCAGACCACTATGGCACAGATCGCAACACTTCGCTGGGATGGAGCGCTTGCTCAAGCCCGGATGGATAATCTGCTGAGCGCCCACTATTCCAGTGAGAACCTGGATGCGGTGCTGTCGCCATACGACGGTATCAGTATCGGGATTATTTCCTCCCTGAAAGGGATCGGCTATGGCACTAAGAATAAGCCGCTGCCCGTGATCACTGGGCAGGATGCGGAGCTGGCCTCCATTAAATCCATTGTAGCCGGGGAGCAGACCCAGACCGTATTTAAGGATACACGCAAGCTGGCGGCTCAGACAGTGAAAATGGCTGAGAGTATTCTGAACAATGAGCCTGCTGAAGTTAACGATACTAAATCTTATAACAATGGATTGATGGTTGTTCCGTCATATTTGCTTGACCCTGTTTCTGTAGACGCTTCCAATGTTGAGCAGGAAATTGTTGAGCAGCAGTATTACACGAAGGAAGAGATTGGGCTTAAATAA
- the mmsA gene encoding multiple monosaccharide ABC transporter ATP-binding protein, producing the protein MSEFILEMRGITKTFPGVKALENVNLKVRKGEIHSLCGENGAGKSTLMKVLSGVYPHGSYDGQILFEGQECQFKSIKQSEELGIVIIHQELALIPYLSIAENIYLGNERTKGGVIDWNETFVGTQELLSKVGLKENPNTLVTNIGVGKQQLVEIAKALSKKVKLLILDEPTAALNEDDSENLLELMLEFKRQGISCILISHKLNEVSKVSDSVTILRDGKTIETLDMKRDAVNEDRIISGMVGRDMTSRYPERHAEVGDTVLEVKNWTVYHEHHADRKALDNINMYIRHGEIVGIAGLMGAGRTELAMSIFGKSYGRNITGQLIKDGKEISNNTITAAIDNGFAYVTEDRKEYGLILMDDIKRNISLTGLGKLTRGTVVNEREEVLVAEDMRKRMNIKAPSILQKTGNLSGGNQQKVVLSKWIYAEPDILILDEPTRGIDVGAKFEIYTIIHELAAQGKGVLVISSELPEVIGLCDRIYVMNAGRITGEVNREEATQETLMRYMTKSGGA; encoded by the coding sequence ATGTCAGAATTTATTCTGGAGATGAGAGGAATTACGAAGACGTTTCCCGGAGTTAAGGCGCTGGAGAACGTAAATCTCAAGGTACGAAAAGGCGAAATTCACTCCCTGTGCGGGGAGAATGGCGCAGGTAAATCGACGCTGATGAAGGTGCTGAGCGGCGTGTACCCGCATGGCAGCTACGATGGGCAGATTTTGTTTGAGGGTCAGGAGTGCCAATTCAAAAGCATCAAACAGAGTGAGGAACTAGGAATTGTCATCATCCATCAAGAGCTGGCGCTAATCCCTTATCTGTCCATTGCGGAGAATATCTACCTCGGCAATGAGCGTACTAAAGGTGGGGTTATCGACTGGAACGAGACTTTTGTCGGTACCCAGGAGCTACTTAGCAAGGTAGGGCTTAAGGAGAATCCTAATACGCTGGTCACTAATATTGGGGTCGGCAAGCAGCAGCTGGTCGAAATTGCGAAAGCGCTTTCCAAAAAGGTTAAGCTGTTGATTCTCGATGAACCGACGGCGGCGCTTAATGAGGATGATAGTGAAAATCTGCTGGAACTGATGCTGGAGTTTAAACGTCAAGGCATTTCCTGCATTCTGATCTCTCACAAGCTGAATGAGGTGTCTAAGGTATCGGATTCGGTGACCATTTTGCGCGACGGCAAAACGATTGAGACACTCGATATGAAGCGGGATGCAGTGAATGAAGACCGGATTATAAGCGGCATGGTCGGCCGGGATATGACCAGCCGCTATCCGGAACGCCATGCAGAGGTTGGTGATACGGTCTTGGAGGTTAAGAACTGGACTGTCTATCACGAGCATCATGCTGACCGCAAGGCGCTGGACAATATCAATATGTATATCCGCCATGGTGAAATCGTAGGAATTGCAGGGCTTATGGGCGCAGGACGTACCGAGCTGGCTATGAGTATTTTCGGCAAGAGCTATGGCCGGAATATCACGGGACAATTAATTAAGGATGGTAAGGAAATTAGCAACAATACAATCACTGCAGCTATTGATAACGGCTTCGCTTATGTTACCGAGGACCGTAAGGAATATGGGCTGATCCTGATGGATGATATCAAGCGCAATATTTCGCTCACCGGCCTTGGCAAGCTGACCCGTGGTACGGTGGTCAATGAACGAGAGGAAGTCTTAGTCGCTGAAGACATGCGAAAGCGGATGAATATCAAGGCACCTTCCATTCTTCAGAAAACCGGCAATTTGAGCGGCGGTAACCAGCAGAAGGTGGTGCTGAGCAAATGGATCTATGCCGAACCGGACATTCTGATCCTTGATGAGCCAACCCGCGGGATTGATGTGGGAGCGAAATTCGAGATTTATACCATTATTCACGAGCTGGCAGCCCAGGGCAAAGGGGTGCTGGTGATTTCCTCCGAGCTGCCGGAAGTCATTGGACTGTGCGACCGGATTTATGTGATGAATGCGGGGCGGATAACCGGTGAAGTAAACCGCGAGGAAGCCACGCAGGAAACGCTGATGAGATATATGACCAAGTCGGGAGGGGCCTAA